The following proteins are encoded in a genomic region of Streptomyces collinus Tu 365:
- a CDS encoding NAD-dependent epimerase/dehydratase family protein, which produces MRVLLIGANGYIGRFVADRLLADPAVQLTALGRGDDADVRFDLATGSPGALTRFLDAVHPGVVVNCAGATRGGARELTRHNTVAVATVCEALRRSGCGARLVQIGCGSEYGPSQPGSSTAEDAVPRPGGPYGVSKLAATELVLGSGLDAVVLRVFSPAGPGTPAGSPLGRLAEAMRRAMQSGDGELKLGGLGVQRDFVDVRDVARAVHAASLSAAQGVINIGSGRAVRLRDAAAVLARVAGYGGALHELDTPPGPLRGAIGHPRTDPDHASPVAFPYPDGCGSWQQADVRTARDRLGWRPRINLEESLADIWMEAACRI; this is translated from the coding sequence ATGAGGGTCCTGCTGATCGGAGCCAACGGATACATCGGCCGCTTCGTCGCCGACCGCCTGCTCGCCGACCCCGCCGTCCAGCTCACCGCGCTCGGCCGCGGCGACGACGCCGACGTCCGGTTCGACCTCGCCACCGGCAGCCCCGGAGCGCTCACCCGCTTCCTGGACGCGGTGCACCCCGGGGTCGTCGTCAACTGCGCGGGCGCCACCCGCGGCGGCGCCCGCGAACTCACCCGGCACAACACCGTCGCCGTCGCCACCGTCTGCGAGGCCCTGCGCCGCAGCGGCTGCGGCGCGCGCCTGGTGCAGATCGGGTGCGGCTCGGAGTACGGCCCCAGCCAGCCCGGCTCCTCCACGGCCGAGGACGCCGTACCGCGTCCCGGCGGGCCCTACGGCGTCAGCAAACTCGCGGCCACCGAACTGGTCCTCGGCTCCGGCCTCGACGCCGTCGTCCTGCGCGTCTTCTCACCCGCCGGGCCCGGCACCCCGGCCGGCTCCCCGCTCGGCCGGCTCGCCGAGGCCATGCGCCGCGCCATGCAGTCCGGCGACGGCGAACTGAAGCTCGGCGGCCTCGGCGTCCAGCGCGACTTCGTGGACGTCCGCGACGTCGCCCGCGCCGTGCACGCCGCCTCCCTCTCCGCCGCCCAGGGCGTCATCAACATCGGCTCCGGCCGCGCCGTCCGCCTCCGCGACGCAGCCGCCGTCCTGGCCAGGGTCGCCGGCTACGGCGGCGCCCTGCACGAACTCGACACCCCGCCCGGGCCGCTGCGCGGCGCCATCGGCCACCCGCGCACGGACCCCGACCACGCGTCCCCGGTCGCCTTCCCCTACCCGGACGGCTGCGGCAGCTGGCAGCAGGCCGACGTGCGCACCGCACGCGACCGGCTCGGCTGGCGGCCCCGGATCAACCTCGAAGAATCCCTGGCCGACATCTGGATGGAGGCGGCATGCCGCATCTGA
- a CDS encoding DUF3492 domain-containing protein yields the protein MRIGLLTEGGYPYVSGDAGLWCDRLVRGLAQHEFDIHALSRSRAQEDAGLVPLPDQVSRVRTAPLWRAEDDGVSYGRRTRRRFTECYAELAEAVCTAPGAPTDAGSTLLADRFGSALYGLAELARDEGGLTGALRSDTAVRTLERACRAPGASRTAREARVPDLLAVAAHLERALRPLSLDWYGDDGLAAADLCHATAGGPAALPGLLARHFSGVPLLVTEYGVQLRSHYLTLGPDAAAPAVRALLAAFHGRLATEVYRRAAILTPGNAHARRWQERCGADRTRIRTVHPGLEAARFAEVGEAPAADRSEPDTLVWVGPVEPTKDLVSLLHAFAEVRRERPTARLRVVGSPAGPEGEVYLGHCRVLAAQLFPDEAEGVHAVGDNPVSFEEIGGPEVPTLPDAYASGAVVVLSSVVEGFPITLVEAMLCARATVSTDVGAVVEAIGGTGLVVPPRNPRALAEACVALLRDPERRERLGAAARARALELFTVEQNIAAFHGIYLEIVSRCPVRRVVLDAAGAPLPFAAPAEAHVPVHWTGPTAPVLPRGVPAWAAGGPVRATPPNPRPTAPLTAPETAR from the coding sequence GTGCGCATCGGACTGCTTACAGAGGGTGGCTATCCGTATGTGAGCGGTGACGCCGGACTCTGGTGCGACCGGCTCGTGCGCGGGCTCGCACAGCACGAGTTCGACATCCACGCGCTCAGCCGCAGCCGCGCCCAGGAGGACGCGGGCCTGGTCCCGCTGCCCGACCAGGTCAGCCGGGTCCGCACGGCCCCCCTGTGGCGTGCCGAGGACGACGGCGTCTCCTACGGGCGGCGCACGCGCCGGCGCTTCACCGAGTGCTACGCGGAACTGGCCGAAGCGGTCTGCACCGCGCCCGGCGCCCCCACCGACGCCGGCTCCACCCTTCTGGCGGACCGTTTCGGCAGCGCGCTGTACGGACTCGCCGAACTCGCCCGCGACGAGGGCGGACTGACCGGCGCACTCCGTTCCGACACCGCCGTACGCACCCTGGAGCGCGCCTGCCGCGCCCCCGGAGCGTCGCGCACGGCGCGTGAGGCGCGCGTCCCCGACCTCCTCGCCGTCGCCGCGCACCTGGAACGCGCCCTGCGCCCCCTCTCCCTCGACTGGTACGGCGACGACGGCCTCGCCGCCGCCGACCTCTGCCACGCCACCGCCGGCGGCCCCGCCGCCCTGCCCGGCCTCCTCGCCCGCCACTTCTCCGGCGTGCCCCTGCTGGTCACCGAGTACGGCGTGCAACTGCGCTCGCACTACCTGACCCTCGGCCCCGACGCCGCCGCCCCGGCCGTACGCGCCCTGCTCGCCGCCTTCCACGGCCGGCTGGCCACCGAGGTCTACCGGCGCGCCGCGATCCTCACCCCCGGCAACGCGCACGCCCGCCGCTGGCAGGAACGGTGCGGCGCCGACCGCACACGGATCCGCACCGTCCACCCGGGCCTGGAGGCCGCCCGCTTCGCCGAGGTCGGCGAGGCCCCGGCCGCCGACCGGTCCGAGCCGGACACCCTCGTGTGGGTCGGGCCCGTCGAACCCACCAAGGACCTGGTCTCCCTGCTGCACGCCTTCGCCGAGGTCCGCAGGGAGCGGCCGACGGCCCGCCTGCGCGTCGTCGGCTCGCCCGCCGGCCCCGAGGGCGAGGTCTACCTGGGCCACTGCCGGGTGCTCGCCGCCCAGCTCTTCCCCGACGAGGCCGAGGGCGTGCACGCCGTCGGCGACAACCCGGTCTCCTTCGAGGAGATCGGCGGCCCCGAGGTGCCGACCCTGCCCGACGCGTACGCCTCCGGCGCCGTCGTCGTCCTCTCCAGCGTCGTCGAAGGCTTCCCGATCACCCTGGTCGAGGCCATGCTCTGCGCCCGGGCCACCGTGTCCACCGACGTCGGCGCGGTGGTGGAGGCCATCGGCGGCACCGGGCTCGTCGTACCCCCGCGCAATCCGCGGGCGCTCGCCGAGGCGTGCGTGGCACTGCTGCGCGACCCCGAGCGCCGGGAGCGCCTGGGCGCCGCCGCGCGCGCCCGCGCGCTCGAACTGTTCACCGTCGAGCAGAACATCGCGGCATTTCACGGCATTTACCTGGAGATCGTCTCGCGCTGCCCGGTGCGCCGGGTCGTCCTCGACGCGGCCGGCGCTCCGCTGCCCTTCGCCGCTCCCGCGGAGGCCCACGTCCCCGTCCACTGGACCGGACCCACCGCTCCCGTGCTGCCCCGGGGCGTGCCCGCCTGGGCGGCGGGCGGCCCGGTCCGCGCGACCCCGCCGAACCCCCGGCCGACGGCTCCCCTCACCGCCCCGGAGACGGCCCGATGA
- a CDS encoding alpha/beta hydrolase: MAYRSRLSAAALTTSAVLLAALSAGCGGHAGTGDLTTQKLDWKDCPAPSRAEGGGTSPSPLSSGAKWQCATMKAPLDWSRPKGDTIDIALIRAKATGDPSRRIGSLVFNFGGPGGSGVSTLPAFGADYATLNTRYDLVSFDPRGVGRSAPVECESDAQLDSYFQQDATPDDSAEQKQLVDRTKQFNDACEKNSRTILPHVRTTDAARDMDLMRQVLGDDKLHYFGISYGTELGGVYAHLFPKHVGRAVFDAVVDPTEDPEQSALGQTKGFQLALDNFAKDCASKGDCPIGDTPQEVKDRIAKLLDDLEKKPIPGVFPRQLTQTAATNGIAQSLYSKDFWEYLTEGLQQAYEGDGKILMLLSDSMNGRSEDGEYSNITAANVAINCSDEKPRYTTDDVRRKLPEFRAASPVFGTYMAWGMLGCTDWAVPGAADHPEVSAPGSAPILVVGNTGDPATPYEGAKKMVDALGKGVAVELTYKGQGHGSYDSKNKCVQSAVNDYLLDGKVPKPGTVCS; this comes from the coding sequence ATGGCCTACCGATCCCGGCTGAGTGCCGCCGCTCTCACCACCAGCGCCGTCCTGCTGGCCGCGCTGTCGGCCGGCTGCGGCGGTCACGCCGGGACCGGGGATCTGACGACTCAGAAGCTGGACTGGAAGGACTGCCCGGCCCCCTCCCGGGCGGAGGGCGGCGGCACCTCGCCCTCACCGCTGTCCAGCGGCGCCAAGTGGCAGTGCGCCACCATGAAGGCGCCCCTGGACTGGAGCAGGCCCAAGGGCGACACCATCGACATCGCCCTGATCCGCGCGAAGGCGACCGGGGACCCCAGCCGGCGGATCGGCTCGCTCGTCTTCAACTTCGGCGGCCCCGGCGGCAGCGGAGTCAGCACGCTGCCCGCCTTCGGCGCGGACTACGCCACCCTGAACACCCGCTACGACCTGGTCAGCTTCGACCCGCGCGGGGTCGGCCGCAGCGCGCCCGTGGAGTGCGAGAGCGACGCCCAGCTCGACTCGTACTTCCAGCAGGACGCGACACCGGACGACAGCGCCGAGCAGAAGCAGTTGGTCGACCGGACCAAGCAGTTCAACGACGCCTGCGAGAAGAACTCGCGGACGATCCTGCCGCACGTGCGCACCACCGACGCAGCCCGTGACATGGACCTGATGCGTCAGGTGCTCGGGGACGACAAGCTGCACTACTTCGGCATCTCGTACGGCACCGAACTCGGCGGTGTCTACGCCCACCTGTTCCCCAAGCACGTCGGCCGGGCCGTCTTCGACGCCGTCGTCGACCCCACCGAGGACCCGGAGCAGAGCGCGCTCGGACAGACCAAGGGCTTCCAGCTCGCGCTCGACAACTTCGCGAAGGACTGCGCGTCGAAGGGCGACTGCCCGATCGGCGACACCCCGCAGGAGGTCAAGGACCGCATCGCCAAGCTCCTCGACGACCTGGAGAAGAAGCCGATCCCGGGCGTCTTCCCGCGCCAGCTGACCCAGACCGCCGCCACGAACGGCATCGCGCAGTCCCTGTACTCCAAGGACTTCTGGGAGTACCTGACCGAGGGGCTCCAGCAGGCGTACGAGGGTGACGGCAAGATCCTCATGCTGCTGTCCGACTCGATGAACGGACGCAGCGAGGACGGGGAGTACAGCAACATCACCGCCGCCAACGTCGCCATCAACTGCTCCGACGAGAAGCCGCGGTACACCACCGACGACGTCCGGCGGAAGCTGCCCGAGTTCCGTGCCGCCTCCCCGGTGTTCGGCACCTACATGGCCTGGGGCATGCTCGGCTGCACCGACTGGGCGGTGCCCGGCGCCGCCGACCATCCCGAGGTCAGCGCCCCCGGCTCGGCGCCGATCCTCGTGGTCGGCAACACCGGTGACCCCGCCACCCCGTACGAGGGCGCGAAGAAGATGGTGGACGCGCTCGGCAAGGGCGTCGCCGTCGAACTGACGTACAAGGGACAGGGGCACGGGTCGTACGACAGCAAGAACAAGTGCGTGCAGAGCGCGGTGAACGACTACCTGCTGGACGGGAAGGTGCCGAAGCCCGGCACGGTCTGCTCCTAA
- a CDS encoding spherulation-specific family 4 protein produces MPHLTSTTASDATGTGVRTALGVPGYAHPLVAPAQWAELARPGTPLDWVVLNVAAGPGTRPDPHCLEAAGRLRNAGVRVLGHLDLTHGARARGDLLADAQRHLDWYRVDGFFLDRCPGGREALPEVRRALRLVRATGDAPHLVLGHDSHPYPGYAENADQLVTFRGSWSRYRFSQVAEWTADYPPDRFCHFVHGVPRGHLEEALRIARWQGAGTIYFTDRTDGGRRVDPWETMPGYWDEIVSRVGTGVSE; encoded by the coding sequence ATGCCGCATCTGACCAGCACCACAGCATCGGACGCCACCGGCACCGGCGTCCGCACCGCCCTCGGCGTCCCCGGCTACGCGCACCCGCTCGTGGCCCCGGCCCAGTGGGCCGAACTCGCCCGGCCCGGCACCCCGCTCGACTGGGTCGTGCTCAACGTCGCCGCCGGGCCCGGCACCCGCCCCGACCCGCACTGCCTGGAGGCCGCCGGCCGGCTGCGCAACGCGGGCGTCCGCGTCCTCGGTCACCTGGACCTCACCCACGGCGCCCGCGCCCGCGGCGACCTGCTCGCCGACGCACAGCGCCACCTGGACTGGTACCGGGTCGACGGCTTCTTCCTGGACCGCTGCCCCGGCGGGCGGGAGGCGCTGCCGGAGGTCCGCCGCGCGCTCAGGCTGGTGCGGGCCACCGGTGACGCCCCGCACCTCGTCCTCGGCCACGACAGCCACCCGTACCCGGGCTACGCCGAGAACGCCGACCAGCTGGTCACCTTCCGCGGATCCTGGTCCCGGTACCGCTTCTCCCAGGTCGCGGAGTGGACCGCCGACTACCCGCCCGACCGGTTCTGCCACTTCGTGCACGGCGTGCCGCGCGGCCACCTGGAGGAGGCGCTGCGCATCGCGCGCTGGCAGGGAGCGGGGACGATCTACTTCACGGACCGCACCGACGGGGGCCGCCGGGTGGACCCCTGGGAGACGATGCCCGGCTACTGGGACGAGATCGTCTCGCGTGTCGGGACGGGTGTCTCGGAATGA
- the moeZ gene encoding adenylyltransferase/sulfurtransferase MoeZ, protein MSLPPLVEPASELTVDEVRRYSRHLIIPDVGMDGQKRLKNAKVLCVGAGGLGSPALMYLAAAGVGTLGIVEFDEVDESNLQRQIIHSQSDIGRSKAESARDTVKGINPYVNVVLHEERLEADNVMDIFSQYDLIVDGTDNFATRYLVNDACVLLNKPYVWGSIYRFDGQASVFWSEHGPCYRCLYPEPPPPGMVPSCAEGGVLGVLCASIGSIQVNEAIKLLAGIGEPLVGRLMIYDALEMTYRQVKVRKDPDCAVCGENPTVTELIDYEAFCGVVSEEAQAAAADSTITPKQLKEWIDEGENIEIIDVREPNEYEIVSIPGARLIPKNEFLMGTALEGLPQDKKIVLHCKTGVRSAEVLAVLKSAGFSDAVHVGGGVIGWVNQIEPSKPVY, encoded by the coding sequence GTGTCGCTGCCACCCCTGGTCGAGCCAGCTTCTGAGCTCACCGTAGACGAGGTCCGCCGGTACTCCCGCCACCTGATCATCCCCGACGTGGGGATGGACGGGCAGAAGCGGCTGAAGAACGCCAAGGTGCTCTGTGTGGGCGCCGGCGGCCTGGGCTCGCCGGCGCTGATGTACCTGGCCGCCGCGGGCGTGGGCACGCTCGGCATCGTGGAGTTCGACGAGGTCGACGAGTCGAACCTGCAGCGCCAGATCATCCACAGCCAGTCCGACATCGGCCGCTCCAAGGCCGAGTCGGCGCGCGACACCGTCAAGGGCATCAACCCGTACGTGAACGTGGTCCTGCACGAGGAGCGGCTGGAAGCCGACAACGTGATGGACATCTTCAGCCAGTACGACCTGATCGTCGACGGCACGGACAACTTCGCGACCCGCTACCTGGTCAACGACGCCTGCGTGCTGCTGAACAAGCCGTACGTCTGGGGTTCGATCTACCGCTTCGACGGCCAGGCGTCGGTCTTCTGGTCCGAGCACGGCCCCTGCTACCGCTGCCTCTACCCGGAGCCCCCGCCCCCGGGCATGGTCCCCTCCTGCGCCGAGGGCGGCGTCCTGGGCGTGCTGTGCGCGTCCATCGGCTCCATCCAGGTCAACGAGGCCATCAAGCTCCTCGCGGGCATCGGCGAGCCGCTGGTCGGCCGCCTGATGATCTACGACGCCCTGGAGATGACCTACCGCCAGGTCAAGGTCCGCAAGGACCCCGACTGCGCGGTGTGCGGCGAGAACCCGACCGTCACCGAGCTCATCGACTACGAGGCCTTCTGCGGCGTCGTGTCCGAGGAGGCCCAGGCGGCGGCCGCCGACTCCACGATCACTCCCAAGCAGCTCAAGGAGTGGATCGACGAGGGCGAGAACATCGAGATCATCGACGTCCGCGAGCCGAACGAGTACGAGATCGTCTCCATCCCGGGCGCCCGTCTGATCCCGAAGAACGAGTTCCTCATGGGCACCGCCCTCGAGGGTCTTCCGCAGGACAAGAAGATCGTCCTGCACTGCAAGACGGGTGTCCGCAGTGCGGAAGTCCTCGCGGTCCTGAAGTCCGCGGGCTTCTCCGACGCCGTCCACGTCGGCGGCGGTGTCATCGGCTGGGTCAACCAGATCGAGCCGAGCAAGCCGGTCTACTGA
- a CDS encoding alpha/beta hydrolase, translated as MSRFLRWTAAVAAALLVAGCGGSSGGGQEEGKGAAGGPGPARKGTGSSPPASPPPALPSSLTSQRPDWHTCKATEGSAAPGDAWRCATLRVPLDWSKPGGTTIGLALMRSRATGSGRIGSLLFNFGGPGGSGLSMMPYYAATVPKLHERYDLVSWDPRGVGASEGVRCRGDRAIEKAEQVDATPDTPAEERAYLRDAADFGQGCRRAAGALLAHVSTTDTARDMDLMRQVLGDRTTHYFGISYGTELGGVYAHLFPQRVGRLILDAVVDPTADAVGHAENQTRGFQRALDDYLKSTGQDPRQGSRKIADLLRRLDSEPLRTSSGRRLTQTLAVTGIVVPLYTEAAWPRLTSALAAAEKGDGSPLLALADQYDERDSSGHYGTTSHAQRVISCLDDRQRPTLAETKRLLPGFERISPVFGDFLGWDTAGWCHDWPVPGQYDTPEVSAPGAAPVLLVGNTGDPATPYEGTRRMADELGKGVGIELTWKGEGHGAYGSGSDCVDNAVNTYLLEGRAPRDGTVCS; from the coding sequence ATGTCGCGATTCCTGCGGTGGACGGCAGCCGTCGCCGCTGCGCTGCTGGTGGCCGGGTGCGGAGGTTCGTCGGGCGGCGGCCAGGAGGAGGGCAAGGGGGCGGCCGGCGGGCCGGGTCCGGCGAGGAAGGGCACGGGGAGCAGCCCACCGGCGTCCCCTCCGCCGGCGCTCCCCTCCTCCCTCACCTCGCAGCGGCCCGACTGGCACACCTGCAAGGCCACCGAAGGCTCGGCGGCACCCGGCGACGCGTGGCGGTGCGCCACGCTGAGAGTGCCGCTGGACTGGTCGAAACCGGGTGGCACGACGATCGGCCTCGCCCTCATGCGCTCCCGGGCGACCGGGAGCGGGCGGATCGGCTCGCTGCTGTTCAACTTCGGCGGCCCGGGCGGCTCGGGCCTGTCGATGATGCCGTACTACGCGGCGACCGTCCCGAAGCTGCACGAACGCTACGACCTGGTGAGCTGGGACCCCCGCGGGGTCGGCGCCAGCGAGGGCGTGCGCTGCCGCGGCGACCGGGCCATCGAGAAGGCCGAGCAGGTGGACGCCACCCCGGACACCCCGGCCGAGGAGCGGGCCTATCTGCGGGACGCGGCCGACTTCGGACAGGGCTGCCGCAGGGCCGCCGGCGCCCTGCTGGCGCACGTCTCCACCACCGACACCGCACGCGACATGGACCTGATGCGCCAGGTGCTCGGCGACCGGACGACGCACTACTTCGGCATCTCCTACGGCACCGAACTCGGGGGCGTGTACGCCCACTTGTTCCCCCAGCGGGTCGGCCGGCTGATCCTCGACGCGGTGGTCGACCCGACCGCCGACGCGGTGGGCCACGCCGAGAACCAGACCCGCGGCTTCCAGCGGGCCCTGGACGACTACCTGAAGTCCACCGGACAGGACCCGCGGCAGGGCTCACGGAAGATCGCGGACCTGCTCCGGCGCCTCGACAGCGAGCCGCTGCGCACGTCGTCCGGACGCCGGCTGACCCAGACGCTCGCGGTCACCGGCATCGTCGTGCCGCTGTACACCGAGGCCGCCTGGCCGCGGCTGACCAGCGCGCTCGCCGCGGCGGAGAAGGGCGACGGTTCCCCGCTGCTGGCGCTCGCGGACCAGTACGACGAGCGTGACTCCTCGGGCCACTACGGCACGACGAGCCATGCCCAGCGGGTCATCTCGTGCCTGGACGACCGGCAGCGGCCCACCCTCGCGGAGACGAAGAGGCTGCTGCCCGGGTTCGAGCGGATATCGCCGGTCTTCGGGGACTTCCTCGGCTGGGACACCGCAGGCTGGTGCCACGACTGGCCGGTCCCCGGCCAGTACGACACCCCCGAGGTGAGCGCGCCGGGCGCGGCGCCCGTCCTGCTGGTCGGCAACACCGGCGACCCGGCGACCCCGTACGAGGGCACCCGCAGGATGGCCGACGAACTCGGCAAGGGCGTCGGGATCGAACTCACCTGGAAGGGCGAGGGCCACGGCGCCTACGGCAGCGGCAGCGACTGCGTGGACAACGCCGTGAACACCTACCTGCTGGAGGGCAGGGCACCCAGGGACGGCACCGTCTGCTCATGA
- a CDS encoding dipeptide ABC transporter ATP-binding protein, whose translation MSLVEVKDLTVGFGSLRAVDGLSFRLAEGGALALVGESGSGKSTVAGALLGLHRGTGARVGGTVHVAGTDVGRAPEQELRRLRGAKAAMVFQDPLSSLDPYYSIGDQIAEVHRVHARASRRAARARAVEVLDRVGIPDARRRARHRPHEFSGGMRQRALIAMALACSPRLLIADEPTTALDVTVQAQILDLLHTLREETGMGLLLVTHDVGVAAESVDEVLVMRHGRAVEQGPVGTVLGSPRQAYTRELLDAVPRVDAPRTGSREPGEVVLEATGLRREFGHGKGAFAAVDGISLTVRRGETLGVVGESGSGKTTLGRMLVGLLEPTAGEIRHDGRPHTGVDPSVQMVFQDPVSSLNPRRSVGESIADPLRARGERDERGIRERVTELLERVGLEAAHYDRYPHEFSGGQRQRVGIARALAADPRVIVCDEPVSALDVTTQAQVVELLGELQRELGLALVFIAHDLAVVRQVSDRVAVMRRGRVVETGPVDEVYGAPREAYTRQLLAAVPALDPEQAARRRAARREPAVA comes from the coding sequence ATGAGCCTCGTGGAAGTCAAGGACCTCACGGTCGGGTTCGGCTCCCTGCGGGCCGTGGACGGCCTCTCCTTCCGGCTCGCGGAGGGCGGCGCCCTCGCGCTCGTCGGCGAGTCCGGCTCCGGCAAGTCCACGGTCGCCGGCGCCCTGCTGGGCCTGCACCGGGGCACCGGGGCACGGGTCGGCGGCACCGTCCACGTCGCCGGCACCGACGTCGGGCGCGCCCCGGAGCAGGAACTGCGCCGGCTGCGCGGCGCGAAGGCCGCCATGGTCTTCCAGGACCCGCTGTCCTCGCTCGACCCCTACTACTCCATCGGCGACCAGATCGCCGAGGTCCACCGCGTCCACGCGCGCGCCTCCCGCCGCGCCGCACGCGCGCGTGCCGTCGAGGTGCTGGACCGGGTCGGCATCCCGGACGCCCGGCGCCGCGCCCGCCACCGCCCGCACGAGTTCAGCGGTGGCATGCGCCAGCGCGCCCTCATCGCCATGGCGCTCGCCTGCTCACCCCGGCTGCTGATCGCCGACGAGCCCACGACCGCCCTCGACGTCACCGTCCAGGCCCAGATCCTCGACCTGCTGCACACGCTGCGCGAGGAGACCGGCATGGGCCTGCTGCTCGTCACCCACGACGTGGGCGTCGCCGCCGAGAGCGTGGACGAGGTACTGGTCATGCGGCACGGCCGGGCCGTCGAACAGGGCCCCGTCGGCACCGTCCTGGGGTCGCCGCGCCAGGCGTACACCCGTGAACTCCTCGACGCCGTACCGCGCGTCGACGCGCCGCGCACCGGCTCCCGGGAGCCCGGCGAGGTGGTGCTGGAGGCCACCGGGCTCCGGCGCGAGTTCGGGCACGGCAAGGGGGCGTTCGCGGCCGTGGACGGCATCTCGCTCACCGTCCGCCGGGGCGAGACCCTCGGCGTCGTGGGGGAGAGCGGCAGCGGCAAGACCACCCTGGGCCGCATGCTGGTCGGGCTGCTGGAACCGACCGCCGGGGAGATCCGCCACGACGGGCGCCCGCACACCGGCGTGGACCCGTCCGTGCAGATGGTCTTCCAGGACCCCGTCTCCTCCCTCAACCCCCGCCGCAGCGTGGGCGAGTCCATCGCCGACCCGCTCCGCGCGCGCGGCGAACGCGACGAGCGGGGCATCCGGGAACGGGTGACGGAACTGCTGGAGCGCGTGGGCCTCGAAGCGGCCCACTACGACCGCTACCCGCACGAGTTCAGCGGCGGGCAGCGCCAGCGCGTGGGCATCGCCCGCGCGCTCGCCGCCGACCCGCGGGTCATCGTCTGCGACGAGCCCGTCTCCGCGCTCGACGTCACCACCCAGGCCCAGGTGGTCGAACTCCTCGGCGAACTCCAGCGGGAACTCGGCCTCGCGCTCGTGTTCATCGCGCACGACCTCGCCGTGGTCCGCCAGGTCAGCGACCGGGTCGCGGTGATGCGCCGGGGCCGGGTCGTCGAGACCGGACCCGTGGACGAGGTGTACGGCGCCCCGCGCGAGGCGTACACCAGGCAGCTCCTGGCCGCCGTACCCGCCCTCGACCCGGAGCAGGCGGCCCGGCGGCGCGCGGCCCGGCGGGAGCCGGCCGTGGCGTAA